Proteins co-encoded in one Bubalus bubalis isolate 160015118507 breed Murrah chromosome 7, NDDB_SH_1, whole genome shotgun sequence genomic window:
- the DOK7 gene encoding protein Dok-7 isoform X4, producing MTEAALVEGQVKLRDGKKWKTRWLVLRKPSPVADCLLMLAYKDKSERAKGLRERSSLTLEDICGLEPGLPYEGLAHTLAIVCLSQAVMLGFDSREAMCAWDARIRYALGEVHRFPVIVAPGTKLESGPATLHLCNDILVVARDVPPAVAGQWKLSDLRRYGAVPNGFIFEGGTRGRGLLPVFHRGRPDQLPVRLHRPRHLPHQGPLRVAAGSPRPEPWGPRPGRKGGTGGPGSPAAGEAAQPPLSLRPAGQWR from the exons ATGACCGAGGCGGCGCTGGTGGAGGGCCAGGTCAAGCTGCGGGACGGCAAGAAG TGGAAGACTAGGTGGCTGGTGCTGCGCAAGCCTTCGCCGGTGGCAG ACTGCCTGCTGATGCTGGCCTACAAGGACAAGTCGGAGCGCGCCAAGGGGCTTCGGGAGCGTAGCAGCCTGACGCTGGAGGACATCTGCGGGCTGGAGCCCGGCCTGCCCTACGAGGGCCTGGCCCACACGCTGGCCATCGTCTGTCTGTCTCAGGCCGTCATGCTGGGCTTCGACAGCCGCGAGGCCATGTGCGCCTGGGACGCCCGGATCCGCTACGCGCTGGGCGAGG tgCACAGGTTCCCCGTGATCGTGGCTCCGGGCACCAAGCTGGAGAGCGGCCCCGCCACCCTGCACCTCTGCAACGACATCCTTGTGGTGGCCAGGGACGTCCCCCCAGCCGTGGCGGGGCAGTGGAAGCTGTCAGACCTCCGGCGCTACGGGGCCGTGCCCAACGGGTTCATCTTTGAAGGCGGGACCAG GGGCCGGGGTCTTCTTCCTGTCTTCCACCGAGGGAGACCAGATCAGCTTCCTGTTCGACTGCATCGTCCGAGGCATCTCCCCCACCAAGGGCCCCTTCGGGTTGCGGCCGGTTCTCCCAG ACCCGAGCCCTGGGGGCCCCGCCCTGGAAGAAAGGGTGGCACAGGAGGCCCTGGAAGCCCTGCAGCTGGAGAAGCGGCTCAGCCTCCTCTCTCACTCCGGCCGGCCGGGCAGTGGAGGTAG
- the DOK7 gene encoding protein Dok-7 isoform X2: MTEAALVEGQWKTRWLVLRKPSPVADCLLMLAYKDKSERAKGLRERSSLTLEDICGLEPGLPYEGLAHTLAIVCLSQAVMLGFDSREAMCAWDARIRYALGEVHRFPVIVAPGTKLESGPATLHLCNDILVVARDVPPAVAGQWKLSDLRRYGAVPNGFIFEGGTRCGFWAGVFFLSSTEGDQISFLFDCIVRGISPTKGPFGLRPVLPDPSPGGPALEERVAQEALEALQLEKRLSLLSHSGRPGSGGDDRSMSSSSSEASHSDVSASSRLTPWPEPSSSSASTSQEGPGLAAAQAPGEATPGTARPAPKPLRPRQLQEVGRQSSSDSGIATGSHSSYSGSFSSCAGSSLDVWRAGDELGSLLSLPAAGAPEPGLCACPPGVAEYQVPAAPRPHYDTPRSLRQAPRDQPPVLLSSPEGGTARDSGCTAGWPGERRRGPAPEAAAGAGESWEAGAPHAGPPPALFSTCPICGGLKAAAAAPPRFLAMHAGARGPGRPRGETPTYVNVPTSPCPAKRLHYLGLQLPEAGAGVRGAGASRYALIDVAATEAAHRAGAQHAQAREERLPAPEQRPKAAPR; the protein is encoded by the exons ATGACCGAGGCGGCGCTGGTGGAGGGCCAG TGGAAGACTAGGTGGCTGGTGCTGCGCAAGCCTTCGCCGGTGGCAG ACTGCCTGCTGATGCTGGCCTACAAGGACAAGTCGGAGCGCGCCAAGGGGCTTCGGGAGCGTAGCAGCCTGACGCTGGAGGACATCTGCGGGCTGGAGCCCGGCCTGCCCTACGAGGGCCTGGCCCACACGCTGGCCATCGTCTGTCTGTCTCAGGCCGTCATGCTGGGCTTCGACAGCCGCGAGGCCATGTGCGCCTGGGACGCCCGGATCCGCTACGCGCTGGGCGAGG tgCACAGGTTCCCCGTGATCGTGGCTCCGGGCACCAAGCTGGAGAGCGGCCCCGCCACCCTGCACCTCTGCAACGACATCCTTGTGGTGGCCAGGGACGTCCCCCCAGCCGTGGCGGGGCAGTGGAAGCTGTCAGACCTCCGGCGCTACGGGGCCGTGCCCAACGGGTTCATCTTTGAAGGCGGGACCAGGTGTGGATTCT GGGCCGGGGTCTTCTTCCTGTCTTCCACCGAGGGAGACCAGATCAGCTTCCTGTTCGACTGCATCGTCCGAGGCATCTCCCCCACCAAGGGCCCCTTCGGGTTGCGGCCGGTTCTCCCAG ACCCGAGCCCTGGGGGCCCCGCCCTGGAAGAAAGGGTGGCACAGGAGGCCCTGGAAGCCCTGCAGCTGGAGAAGCGGCTCAGCCTCCTCTCTCACTCCGGCCGGCCGGGCAGTGGAG GGGACGACCGCAGCATGTCCAGCTCGTCGTCAGAGGCCAGTCACTCGGACGTCAGCGCCAGCAGCCGGCTCACGCCGTGGCCAGAGCCGTCCTCGTCTTCGGCCAGCACATCGCAGGAGGGCCCTGGGCTGGCCGCCGCCCAGGCCCCTGGGGAAGCCACGCCGggcaccgccaggcccgcgccgAAGCCGCTGCGGCCACGGCAGCTGCAGGAGGTCGGCCGCCAGAGCTCCTCGGACAGCGGCATCGCCACGGGCAGCCACTCCTCCTACTCGGGCAGCTTCTCGTCATGCGCGGGCAGCAGCCTGGACGTGTGGCGGGCCGGCGACGAGCTCGGCTCCCTGCTCAGCCTGCCGGCGGCTGGGGCCCCGGAGCCTGGTCTGTGCGCCTGCCCGCCCGGGGTGGCTGAGTACCAGGTGCCCGCCGCCCCGCGGCCGCACTACGACACGCCCCGCAGCCTGCGCCAGGCGCCCCGGGACCAGCCCCCTGTCTTGCTGAGCAGCCCCGAGGGGGGCACCGCCCGGGACTCGGGGTGTACCGCTGGCTGGCCTGGTGAGAGACGGCGGGGACCGGCGCCAGAGGCGGCGGCAGGGGCCGGCGAGTCCTGGGAAGCGGGCGCCCCCCACGCCGGGCCCCCTCCCGCGCTCTTTTCCACGTGTCCCATCTGCGGAGGACTGAAG GCAGCTGCTGCCGCTCCCCCCAGGTTCCTGGCAATGCATGCAG GAGCGCGGGGTCCTGGGAGGCCGCGTGGGGAGACGCCCACCTACGTGAATGTGCCCACCAGCCCCTGCCCTGCCAAGCGGCTGCACTACCTGGGCCTGCAGCTGCCGGAGGCGGGCGCGGGTGTGCGAG GGGCCGGCGCCTCCCGCTACGCGCTGATTGACGTCGCAGCCACCGAGGCGGCGCACAGGGCGGGGGCCCAGCACGCGCAGGCCCGGGAGGAGCGGCTGCCCGCGCCAGAGCAGAGGCCGAAGGCGGCCCCGCGGTGA
- the DOK7 gene encoding protein Dok-7 isoform X3: MLAYKDKSERAKGLRERSSLTLEDICGLEPGLPYEGLAHTLAIVCLSQAVMLGFDSREAMCAWDARIRYALGEVHRFPVIVAPGTKLESGPATLHLCNDILVVARDVPPAVAGQWKLSDLRRYGAVPNGFIFEGGTRCGFWAGVFFLSSTEGDQISFLFDCIVRGISPTKGPFGLRPVLPDPSPGGPALEERVAQEALEALQLEKRLSLLSHSGRPGSGGDDRSMSSSSSEASHSDVSASSRLTPWPEPSSSSASTSQEGPGLAAAQAPGEATPGTARPAPKPLRPRQLQEVGRQSSSDSGIATGSHSSYSGSFSSCAGSSLDVWRAGDELGSLLSLPAAGAPEPGLCACPPGVAEYQVPAAPRPHYDTPRSLRQAPRDQPPVLLSSPEGGTARDSGCTAGWPGERRRGPAPEAAAGAGESWEAGAPHAGPPPALFSTCPICGGLKAAAAAPPRFLAMHAGARGPGRPRGETPTYVNVPTSPCPAKRLHYLGLQLPEAGAGVRGAGASRYALIDVAATEAAHRAGAQHAQAREERLPAPEQRPKAAPR; this comes from the exons ATGCTGGCCTACAAGGACAAGTCGGAGCGCGCCAAGGGGCTTCGGGAGCGTAGCAGCCTGACGCTGGAGGACATCTGCGGGCTGGAGCCCGGCCTGCCCTACGAGGGCCTGGCCCACACGCTGGCCATCGTCTGTCTGTCTCAGGCCGTCATGCTGGGCTTCGACAGCCGCGAGGCCATGTGCGCCTGGGACGCCCGGATCCGCTACGCGCTGGGCGAGG tgCACAGGTTCCCCGTGATCGTGGCTCCGGGCACCAAGCTGGAGAGCGGCCCCGCCACCCTGCACCTCTGCAACGACATCCTTGTGGTGGCCAGGGACGTCCCCCCAGCCGTGGCGGGGCAGTGGAAGCTGTCAGACCTCCGGCGCTACGGGGCCGTGCCCAACGGGTTCATCTTTGAAGGCGGGACCAGGTGTGGATTCT GGGCCGGGGTCTTCTTCCTGTCTTCCACCGAGGGAGACCAGATCAGCTTCCTGTTCGACTGCATCGTCCGAGGCATCTCCCCCACCAAGGGCCCCTTCGGGTTGCGGCCGGTTCTCCCAG ACCCGAGCCCTGGGGGCCCCGCCCTGGAAGAAAGGGTGGCACAGGAGGCCCTGGAAGCCCTGCAGCTGGAGAAGCGGCTCAGCCTCCTCTCTCACTCCGGCCGGCCGGGCAGTGGAG GGGACGACCGCAGCATGTCCAGCTCGTCGTCAGAGGCCAGTCACTCGGACGTCAGCGCCAGCAGCCGGCTCACGCCGTGGCCAGAGCCGTCCTCGTCTTCGGCCAGCACATCGCAGGAGGGCCCTGGGCTGGCCGCCGCCCAGGCCCCTGGGGAAGCCACGCCGggcaccgccaggcccgcgccgAAGCCGCTGCGGCCACGGCAGCTGCAGGAGGTCGGCCGCCAGAGCTCCTCGGACAGCGGCATCGCCACGGGCAGCCACTCCTCCTACTCGGGCAGCTTCTCGTCATGCGCGGGCAGCAGCCTGGACGTGTGGCGGGCCGGCGACGAGCTCGGCTCCCTGCTCAGCCTGCCGGCGGCTGGGGCCCCGGAGCCTGGTCTGTGCGCCTGCCCGCCCGGGGTGGCTGAGTACCAGGTGCCCGCCGCCCCGCGGCCGCACTACGACACGCCCCGCAGCCTGCGCCAGGCGCCCCGGGACCAGCCCCCTGTCTTGCTGAGCAGCCCCGAGGGGGGCACCGCCCGGGACTCGGGGTGTACCGCTGGCTGGCCTGGTGAGAGACGGCGGGGACCGGCGCCAGAGGCGGCGGCAGGGGCCGGCGAGTCCTGGGAAGCGGGCGCCCCCCACGCCGGGCCCCCTCCCGCGCTCTTTTCCACGTGTCCCATCTGCGGAGGACTGAAG GCAGCTGCTGCCGCTCCCCCCAGGTTCCTGGCAATGCATGCAG GAGCGCGGGGTCCTGGGAGGCCGCGTGGGGAGACGCCCACCTACGTGAATGTGCCCACCAGCCCCTGCCCTGCCAAGCGGCTGCACTACCTGGGCCTGCAGCTGCCGGAGGCGGGCGCGGGTGTGCGAG GGGCCGGCGCCTCCCGCTACGCGCTGATTGACGTCGCAGCCACCGAGGCGGCGCACAGGGCGGGGGCCCAGCACGCGCAGGCCCGGGAGGAGCGGCTGCCCGCGCCAGAGCAGAGGCCGAAGGCGGCCCCGCGGTGA
- the DOK7 gene encoding protein Dok-7 isoform X1, whose translation MTEAALVEGQVKLRDGKKWKTRWLVLRKPSPVADCLLMLAYKDKSERAKGLRERSSLTLEDICGLEPGLPYEGLAHTLAIVCLSQAVMLGFDSREAMCAWDARIRYALGEVHRFPVIVAPGTKLESGPATLHLCNDILVVARDVPPAVAGQWKLSDLRRYGAVPNGFIFEGGTRCGFWAGVFFLSSTEGDQISFLFDCIVRGISPTKGPFGLRPVLPDPSPGGPALEERVAQEALEALQLEKRLSLLSHSGRPGSGGDDRSMSSSSSEASHSDVSASSRLTPWPEPSSSSASTSQEGPGLAAAQAPGEATPGTARPAPKPLRPRQLQEVGRQSSSDSGIATGSHSSYSGSFSSCAGSSLDVWRAGDELGSLLSLPAAGAPEPGLCACPPGVAEYQVPAAPRPHYDTPRSLRQAPRDQPPVLLSSPEGGTARDSGCTAGWPGERRRGPAPEAAAGAGESWEAGAPHAGPPPALFSTCPICGGLKAAAAAPPRFLAMHAGARGPGRPRGETPTYVNVPTSPCPAKRLHYLGLQLPEAGAGVRGAGASRYALIDVAATEAAHRAGAQHAQAREERLPAPEQRPKAAPR comes from the exons ATGACCGAGGCGGCGCTGGTGGAGGGCCAGGTCAAGCTGCGGGACGGCAAGAAG TGGAAGACTAGGTGGCTGGTGCTGCGCAAGCCTTCGCCGGTGGCAG ACTGCCTGCTGATGCTGGCCTACAAGGACAAGTCGGAGCGCGCCAAGGGGCTTCGGGAGCGTAGCAGCCTGACGCTGGAGGACATCTGCGGGCTGGAGCCCGGCCTGCCCTACGAGGGCCTGGCCCACACGCTGGCCATCGTCTGTCTGTCTCAGGCCGTCATGCTGGGCTTCGACAGCCGCGAGGCCATGTGCGCCTGGGACGCCCGGATCCGCTACGCGCTGGGCGAGG tgCACAGGTTCCCCGTGATCGTGGCTCCGGGCACCAAGCTGGAGAGCGGCCCCGCCACCCTGCACCTCTGCAACGACATCCTTGTGGTGGCCAGGGACGTCCCCCCAGCCGTGGCGGGGCAGTGGAAGCTGTCAGACCTCCGGCGCTACGGGGCCGTGCCCAACGGGTTCATCTTTGAAGGCGGGACCAGGTGTGGATTCT GGGCCGGGGTCTTCTTCCTGTCTTCCACCGAGGGAGACCAGATCAGCTTCCTGTTCGACTGCATCGTCCGAGGCATCTCCCCCACCAAGGGCCCCTTCGGGTTGCGGCCGGTTCTCCCAG ACCCGAGCCCTGGGGGCCCCGCCCTGGAAGAAAGGGTGGCACAGGAGGCCCTGGAAGCCCTGCAGCTGGAGAAGCGGCTCAGCCTCCTCTCTCACTCCGGCCGGCCGGGCAGTGGAG GGGACGACCGCAGCATGTCCAGCTCGTCGTCAGAGGCCAGTCACTCGGACGTCAGCGCCAGCAGCCGGCTCACGCCGTGGCCAGAGCCGTCCTCGTCTTCGGCCAGCACATCGCAGGAGGGCCCTGGGCTGGCCGCCGCCCAGGCCCCTGGGGAAGCCACGCCGggcaccgccaggcccgcgccgAAGCCGCTGCGGCCACGGCAGCTGCAGGAGGTCGGCCGCCAGAGCTCCTCGGACAGCGGCATCGCCACGGGCAGCCACTCCTCCTACTCGGGCAGCTTCTCGTCATGCGCGGGCAGCAGCCTGGACGTGTGGCGGGCCGGCGACGAGCTCGGCTCCCTGCTCAGCCTGCCGGCGGCTGGGGCCCCGGAGCCTGGTCTGTGCGCCTGCCCGCCCGGGGTGGCTGAGTACCAGGTGCCCGCCGCCCCGCGGCCGCACTACGACACGCCCCGCAGCCTGCGCCAGGCGCCCCGGGACCAGCCCCCTGTCTTGCTGAGCAGCCCCGAGGGGGGCACCGCCCGGGACTCGGGGTGTACCGCTGGCTGGCCTGGTGAGAGACGGCGGGGACCGGCGCCAGAGGCGGCGGCAGGGGCCGGCGAGTCCTGGGAAGCGGGCGCCCCCCACGCCGGGCCCCCTCCCGCGCTCTTTTCCACGTGTCCCATCTGCGGAGGACTGAAG GCAGCTGCTGCCGCTCCCCCCAGGTTCCTGGCAATGCATGCAG GAGCGCGGGGTCCTGGGAGGCCGCGTGGGGAGACGCCCACCTACGTGAATGTGCCCACCAGCCCCTGCCCTGCCAAGCGGCTGCACTACCTGGGCCTGCAGCTGCCGGAGGCGGGCGCGGGTGTGCGAG GGGCCGGCGCCTCCCGCTACGCGCTGATTGACGTCGCAGCCACCGAGGCGGCGCACAGGGCGGGGGCCCAGCACGCGCAGGCCCGGGAGGAGCGGCTGCCCGCGCCAGAGCAGAGGCCGAAGGCGGCCCCGCGGTGA